A region of the Micromonospora sediminicola genome:
CCGGTCCCGGCGTGCCGCGAGGCGGTCACCGTCCCGCCCGGCGCCCCCACCCCCTGGCCGGCCGCGCTGGCCGACCGGTGGCGGTGGCAGTGGCAGCTCACCGCGCCGGTGGACGTGACCGTGGACGCCGACGTCTTCCTCCTCGACCCGGTCGCCACCACCTCGACCGAGACCGCCGCGCTGCGGGCCAAGGGTCGCCGGCTCGTCTGCCAGGTCCGCGTCGGCACGTACGCGACCGGCGACCCGGACGCCACCCGCTTCCCCGCCGCCGTGCGCGGCGCGGCGGTGCCGGGGCGGGCCGGGAGCCGGTTCCTGGACGTCCGGCGGTGGGACTCGCTCGCGCCCGTGCTGGCCGACCGGTTCCGCCTCTGCCGGGGCAAGGGCTTCGGCGCGGTGGCGCTTGCGGACGCGGACGGCTACCGGCACCGCAGCGGCTTCCCGCTC
Encoded here:
- a CDS encoding endo alpha-1,4 polygalactosaminidase: MRIRPVCAVPRSRPARVRRRGPRRGVALALTALLLAPVPACREAVTVPPGAPTPWPAALADRWRWQWQLTAPVDVTVDADVFLLDPVATTSTETAALRAKGRRLVCQVRVGTYATGDPDATRFPAAVRGAAVPGRAGSRFLDVRRWDSLAPVLADRFRLCRGKGFGAVALADADGYRHRSGFPLGFDDQLLFNRRLAGLARQLDLSPGLVDDLAQVAALAPDFDFAVNQECVRRRECAKLLPFADAHKPVFHVEYTGDPVDFCVTTVGYGFASIRKDRTLDAWREPCPLP